In Xanthocytophaga agilis, the following are encoded in one genomic region:
- a CDS encoding ABC transporter ATP-binding protein — protein sequence MYTEPVITVSHLSKSYEKPVLNDINFTITPGQIIGYLGPNGAGKSTTIKVLSGMITDFTGEVQIMGMDVRKDPIEVKRRIGYIPENALLYDTLTPIEYLRFIGLLHKMESARIEKKSLDLLRIFDLQAKADTRMTAFSKGMRQKVLLIAGLLHNPDIIFLDEPLSGLDANAVILVKEILSKLALEGKTLFYSSHIMDVVEKFAHRIMILHQGKIIADGTFAELQEREKTESLEQIFTELTGNHAHQSQAGEFIEALRG from the coding sequence ATGTATACAGAACCTGTCATTACTGTTTCGCACCTGTCAAAGAGTTATGAAAAGCCGGTGTTGAATGATATCAATTTTACAATTACTCCTGGTCAGATCATTGGGTATCTGGGACCGAATGGAGCTGGAAAAAGCACAACCATCAAAGTGTTGTCGGGTATGATTACCGATTTTACAGGAGAGGTACAGATTATGGGGATGGATGTACGCAAAGACCCTATTGAAGTAAAAAGACGTATTGGATATATCCCTGAGAACGCCCTGCTATATGATACGCTTACACCTATAGAATACCTGCGTTTTATAGGGTTGCTTCATAAGATGGAGTCTGCACGAATTGAGAAAAAGTCACTGGATCTGTTGCGTATCTTTGATCTTCAGGCTAAAGCCGATACCCGCATGACAGCCTTCTCCAAAGGTATGCGACAAAAGGTGTTGCTTATTGCAGGTTTACTGCATAATCCGGATATTATTTTTTTGGATGAACCTCTCTCCGGATTGGATGCCAATGCAGTGATTCTGGTAAAAGAAATTCTCTCCAAGCTGGCATTAGAGGGCAAAACGTTGTTTTACAGTTCGCATATCATGGATGTGGTAGAGAAGTTTGCTCACCGGATTATGATTCTGCATCAGGGAAAGATTATTGCCGATGGCACCTTTGCCGAATTACAGGAACGGGAAAAAACGGAATCTCTGGAGCAGATTTTCACAGAACTTACCGGCAATCATGCCCATCAGTCTCAGGCAGGTGAGTTTATAGAGGCACTGCGCGGGTAA